The following coding sequences are from one Lolium rigidum isolate FL_2022 chromosome 6, APGP_CSIRO_Lrig_0.1, whole genome shotgun sequence window:
- the LOC124662403 gene encoding classical arabinogalactan protein 26-like yields MAARTGARGQPQRHLVVLAALLLCAACAADALQASSISAAPASSPSPSHSLPRHGGHHPSIPPSLSPDIMPLLPSPGPGDDALAPSYAAATIPSSPSPPNPDALEPDSAFAPFGSAAPATVAAQSHAPRPAAPRVAWAALSALGLVAAMWLA; encoded by the coding sequence ATGGCGGCAAGAACCGGCGCGCGCGGCCAGCCCCAGCGGCACCTCGTCGTCCTGGCAGCGCTCCTGCTCtgcgcggcgtgcgccgccgaCGCGCTCCAGGCGTCATCCATCTCCGCGGCGCCggcatcgtcgccgtcgccgtcgcactCGCTGCCGCGCCACGGTGGCCACCACCCCAGCATCCCGCCGTCGCTGTCCCCGGACATAATGCCGCTGCTCCCGTCCCCGGGCCCCGGCGACGACGCGCTGGCGCCGTCCTACGCGGCGGCCACCATCCCGTCCAGCCCGAGCCCGCCCAACCCCGACGCGCTCGAGCCCGACTCCGCATTCGCGCCCTTCGGCTCCGCCGCGCCCGCCACTGTCGCTGCCCAGTCCCACGCGCCCCGGCCGGCGGCCCCGCGCGTCGCGTGGGCGGCGCTCTCGGCCCTGGGGCTCGTGGCCGCCATGTGGTTGGCCTAG